In Cicer arietinum cultivar CDC Frontier isolate Library 1 chromosome 7, Cicar.CDCFrontier_v2.0, whole genome shotgun sequence, the genomic window TAAAGTGGTCTCTTTTGCTAAAAGCATTCTCTGGTCTTTTTGCCCTGATTTGTGGGAATGGTTATATAGTTGGCAtcaatcaaatatatgacattagCATTGACAAGTATGATATTACTGTCTTCTTCTTCTCATTCATTTGTCCCCTTTTGCACATTTCTTGCTAAGTTTCAATATTTTGCTTCTAAGTCATGTTTAACTGCACGATGATTTCATTTTAGGTTTCTTTTTCTCTGTCTCTGAAATTATTCCTCACTTTTAGTTCAACCTTTTACCTAAATACATTCAGATAGCACTATTAGTCTAAGGGCCTATTTACTACAGGTGTATCGTGTTTTCATTTCTACCGGTAATATAAACATTAGAAAAGACATTatgaaagtttttaaaaatgtgttttaaaaatagattagtatatttctaaaaattcagAAAAACGTCAAAACATTGTTTTTAGTATTTCCAGAAATGCATTCTCTCTTGTTAGCTTCTATCTTCTTTTCTATCGCAATTAAAACGAAAAATCCATGATAAAATGTCATTCCAACCACAATGACATACAAAGTAAAAAGGGAAAATGTTTTTAGAAAGTAAACAAACCCTAAGTtattcttatatttcatttttcagGGTAAACAAACCTTATTTACCTATAGCTGCAGGAGATCTTTCTGTCCAATCTGCATGGTTATTGGTGATATTCTTTGCAGCAGCTGGCTTATTGATTGTGGGATTGAACTTTGGAccctttattttttctctttactCCTTTGGCCTTTTTCTTGGTACTATATATTCCGTTCCTCCACTTAGGATGAAACGCTTTCCTGTTGCAGCGTTTCTTATTATCGCTACGGTACGATATAACCTCCTTTTCTCCCAATCTTTGCAGTACTAATAcacatatttcaattttatttctatataaaataGCCACCACAGAAAtcagtttgatattttttttctatgaaTCTAGTTggatatttaatttaaagtatGTGTTCATTTGACTGAACAAGATTGACAGAAGAGGCTTATGCAGGTACGTGGTTTTCTACTTAACTTTGGTGTGTACTATGCCACTAGAGCTGCTCTTGGACTTGCTTTCGAGTGGAGGTGGGTTAGAGCTAAGCATTGTTGCTTTGTATTTGTAATTGGTAAAGTTAAATAATTGAGATCATGTGTGCCTACTATTCAAATAAAGGCTCACCAAAGCTATGTAGCACTGACACTTCAAATTGAAGGTGTGTCCAATATCTGACATATGTCAGTTACAGACACGACACCGACACATGTGATTACATCTAATTATTCTATCTTCTCAAATTATTACTGGTGTCGAGGTGACAGTGTCAGTGCTGTGTTCAatttttgtgtttgtgtcaatacTTCATTGCACCAAAGCTTATACTAACTGTGAATTATGATATTCCTATcaaaaacataaaatcaaaataatagaaTATCTCTATGACATTGACAGTGCTAGAAGGGTAAACTCCACCTTTGAATGGTTGAGTTAGTCAATTCtatctttcaattgaaattgTGTCTTCCTAttataatgaataaaatttGCGATGATgttagatttttgtccattgTCACCAACGTATGCATTTCTTCTTGTATCTCTCTACTTGCAGTTCCCCTGTGGTTTTTATCACAACTTTCGTAACATTTTTCGCGTTGGTAATTGCTATAACAAAAGATCTTCCAGATGTTGAAGGAGATCGCAGGTATGTTTTACGATCATGTTGCATTGAGGGTTGAAAGTTCATTGATCTTATTTACCTATACTGCTGATACAACATTCGAATTAATTTTGCTATAAATGTGTGTGCGCGCGTGTGCGCTTGCAtgtaacaattaattataggtatcAGATATCGACCTTTGCTACAAAACTCGGAGTTCGGAACATTGCTTTCCTTGGTTCTGGAATTTTGCTGATGAACTATGTTGTTACCATATTGGCGGCAATTTATATGCCACAGGTAAATATTAACTTGTTCCATGTCCTAATCACTTATCATTGTCATAACATTTTTGAAGAAAACCTTATGTAAGTTGTGGCACTGTTGACAGGCTTTCAGGCGATGGTTATTGATACCAGCTCATACAATTTTTGCATCAAGTTTGATTTACCAGGTTCGATTCGATGAGTGGATTAACTAATACCTGTCAAATTTGTCATTccaaattaagtaattaatacaTGTTTCACGTTTTCTTCATTTGATCTCGTTGCTTGTGCTCCGCTCTGCACCCAGTCATCCTATTACTCCGAATGAATTAtactttataattattttctcttataGAAGAATGTATGTTCAGAGTATTGTGCAGCTACTGAGTTGTGTGTTGTCTGGAACTTCTTCTTAGGGTCTGTTaggattgacttatttgagcttATTTACCGGTATAAGCACTTGCGAAACTGTTTAGGGTAGCTTGTAGAATTAGCTTAATGACATGTCCTTGTTTTTAGCATATTTTTATAAGCTCTCCAAGATATCTTATGAAATCAGgttatatgaaaatagtttgactttattttatcttttgttacaGAATTAGCTTATAATGAGCACTTAAATGATAAACGCTTATGCTATTAGCGCTTAATATAACTGTTTATCTAAACAGGACTTTGTTATAACTAGGATAAGTATGTTTTTCAAGAATATTAATAAGTTGTAATATTGTAAAATGATGTGATATATTCTCTTATATTTCAGGTGCAGATCTTAGAAAAAGCAAATTATACAAAGGTAAATATGTTATAGCAATTTATTTACTGTTTTCAAAACTTAGAAGTTTGAAGTTGGTTTTCTGACTATTGTGACATCACTTACATACAACACGGATCAGTTAGCtaagaaacaaaattttgtttatggaatatgattgattatatgAGAATAGTTTAATGCTTGATTACTCTAAGTGGCTTAATATAGTGGCcatacaaagaaaaaaaagctTCCCGATACACTTTTTTACTAAAGGAAGTTTTTCCTACCTGTATTGGAATCTGTTTGAGATCTCTCATAAACTAAAACATTGCAGCTATAAAGCTCCTGTCATGGCAGGTCCAAGGAGATAAACTTGTTAATGTTTAGTCGCCTTCTCTTTTGGTAAAAAAAagggttaaatatatttgtagttTCACAAAAATTCATAGTtgtttttcgtcctccatttgAAAAGTGACGCGTTTCCATCTCCcaacttttgaaatatattagttttggtcactttactttttaaaatattttgtttgtgGTCCTCTTGATTAATGTCTGGCTATATGTTGCAGGACGCGATATCAGGATTCTATCGATTCATATGGAACCTGTTCTATGCTGAGTATGCATTATTTCCTTTCATCTAGCAAAATGTGCTACATTTTTTTCTTGGAACATGCATAGGAAGAAAGATCTCCGTTGTATCGTATCGAATATCTACTCGTaaactattaatatttttttaaataagttgagtatttttgtatatagtatagtgtttcttttttaattagatGTAATGTAATGCCATCAGAATTGTATACAACGGCAGATTTCATAATCTTTCATGGACAATATTTTGTAGtgttttattacattttatGCATGCCATTGACACATgctattttatctttataattttgGACTATAGTAGTCATTTTTCAAAGATTATCTTTGCAAAGTATAGTTTATATTAGTGTACCTAGCATGCATAAAGATGTAAAAGATATAAGTGTGatataataaaagttatataatggTCACATTATTACTTGAAAATCACATGACTAACTATTTGTTATTAGATTCAATTgtcaaaatttatttgtttcattcTCACACGAAAAGACTCTCCTCTTCATACATATCCTCTGGCTTTTGAACTCTTTTGACACTACAATATTGACCAATATGGTGGTAAGAAAATTTGAGCTTTTAGAGAATCTTGAGGAGATTTGCTACACAAAGATAGCAAGTTTCTATTAGATCACATTATCTGCCAAAAGCCTCCTAAAGGTCACATGAGTATTTCATGGTTAAATGAAATAGAGAATTAAGGAAAGAATAATAAACATATTGATGGAAGTAttcttaaaattttagaaatggaaaattgaataagaaaattgtgatattgaagaaaaaaaaaagccgAAACATATTTCTACCAAATTGTTTTTGGTACAACAGAGAACCAAAGGTCCAAAgaagtataaaataataaaactaagcaagctatttataatattaaggTACTTTGATAGTATATACCAATATTTTGTGCCATTATAccatatttttcataatatatatttatagttttatttattatatatatgattttaagaTGAACTCTTTAATATTAtagatatgaataattttaaaaataattc contains:
- the LOC101499831 gene encoding homogentisate solanesyltransferase, chloroplastic; this translates as MELSSSSSSLYAHSIIPTWNSSFKLPIAANSTNKPSLFFSPFSKHLPSIALSHHHYSTFSTHVSTSKRPISIRACSEVGAAGSDRPFVDKVLDLKDACWRFLRPHTIRGTTLGSVALVSRALIENSNMIKWSLLLKAFSGLFALICGNGYIVGINQIYDISIDKVNKPYLPIAAGDLSVQSAWLLVIFFAAAGLLIVGLNFGPFIFSLYSFGLFLGTIYSVPPLRMKRFPVAAFLIIATVRGFLLNFGVYYATRAALGLAFEWSSPVVFITTFVTFFALVIAITKDLPDVEGDRRYQISTFATKLGVRNIAFLGSGILLMNYVVTILAAIYMPQAFRRWLLIPAHTIFASSLIYQVQILEKANYTKDAISGFYRFIWNLFYAEYALFPFI